A stretch of the Malus sylvestris chromosome 10, drMalSylv7.2, whole genome shotgun sequence genome encodes the following:
- the LOC126586622 gene encoding protein S-acyltransferase 8, producing the protein MAAKRVYEVWKGSNKFILGGRLIFGPDARSLLVTLLLIIAPVIIFCVFVAWHLRHEFSSYNAGYAILVVAIVFTIYVLVLLFLTSARDPGIIPRNAHPPEEEFRYDSSVSIDVGGRQVASNAGGRQTPSLQFPRTKEVTVNGIPVRVKYCDTCMLYRPPRCSHCSICNNCVERFDHHCPWVGQCIGQCNYRYFFLFVSSATLLCIYVFSLSAMYIKILMDDHRTVWKAMQESPASVILMAYCFISLWFVGGLTGFHLYLIGTNQTTYENFRYRADNRINVYNRGCLNNFLEVFCTQVKPSRNNFRAFVEEEVQRPPPMPIAREAEPDESGGDPRSKVEDDLDIGEDLLKISQRRNIEEIDEDIRSRGSNGPHNTSEVLSALGSDRAPTIRSDARHSSWGRSGSWEIAPDVLANVNITESRGHVTSKDAVQ; encoded by the exons ATGGCAGCAAAGCGCGTGTACGAAGTCTGGAAAGGAAGTAAT AAGTTCATCCTTGGTGGAAGGTTGATATTTGGGCCAGATGCTAGGTCACTGCTTGTCACATTACTATTAATCATTGCTCCGGTTATTATCTTCTGTGTATTTGTCGCATGGCATCTCCGGCATGAATTTTCTTCATATAATGCTGGCTATGCAATTCTGGTTGTAGCAATTGTATTTACTATCTAT GTGTTGGTGCTTCTTTTTCTTACTTCAGCCCGGGACCCAGGGATTATTCCAAGAAATGCACATCCACCAGAGGAAGAGTTCCGTTATGACTCTTCAGTGTCCATTGATGTTGGTGGAAGACAAGTGGCATCTAATGCTGGTGGTAGACAAACTCCAAGCCTTCAATTCCCCAGAACAAAAGAAGTGACAGTCAATGGCATTCCTGTGAGAGTGAAATATTGTGATACTTGTATGCTATATCGTCCGCCTCGTTGCTCTCATTGTTCTATTTGCAACAATTGTGTGGAGCGCTTTGATCACCACTGCCCTTGGGTGGGCCAATGCATTGGACAG TGCAATTATCGTTACTTCTTTCTCTTCGTTTCTTCTGCAACTCTGCTGTGCATCTATGTATTCTCATTATCGGCTATGTACATCAAGATTCTGATGGATGATCACAGGACAGTTTGGAAGGCAATGCAAGAATCTCCTGCATCTGTGATTCTAATGGCCTACTGTTTCATTTCTCTTTGGTTTGTTGGTGGACTAACCGGCTTCCATTTGTACCTTATTGGTACCAACCAG actACGTATGAAAACTTCCGGTACAGAGCTGACAATAGGATCAATGTTTACAACCGGGGCTGTTTAAATAACTTTCTTGAAGTGTTTTGCACACAAGTAAAACCCTCTAGAAATAACTTTCGAGCTTTCGTTGAAGAGGAGGTACAAAGGCCTCCCCCTATGCCCATTGCACGGGAAGCAGAACCTGATGAATCTGGAGGGGATCCACGTTCAAAGGTTGAGGATGATTTAGATATTGGTGAAGATCTGTTGAAGATCTCACAGCGTCGTAACATTGAAGAAATTGATGAGGACATACGCAGTAGAGGGAGCAACGGACCTCATAATACCTCAGAGGTGCTCTCTGCTTTAGGTTCAGACCGGGCTCCCACTATTCGATCTGATGCTCGGCACTCGAGTTGGGGAAGAAGTGGGAGTTGGGAAATTGCACCGGATGTCCTTGCTAATGTCAATATCACTGAAAGTAGAGGTCATGTGACGTCGAAGGATGCAGTTCAATGA
- the LOC126587343 gene encoding uncharacterized protein LOC126587343, with protein MHPMESPIHCVLPFFFTYLFLFLSSPSPMNASTQLVETVCKKTISNSECLKAFDSDPRSCSASNYKELAIVALELAIANAKDSQNFINKLLKSDPRKPIKLCSYFYEGVVGSFNSAKTEIDEDPLTANYDVKIAGDDAGYCETALSSEGVKVSKISTRNHVVDLYSSIGDVITDQLA; from the coding sequence ATGCATCCAATGGAGTCCCCAATTCACTGTGTGTTACCATTCTTTTTTACCTATTTGTTCTTGTTTCTCTCTTCACCTTCACCTATGAATGCATCAACTCAACTGGTTGAAACTGTTTGCAAAAAGACCATCAGTAACTCTGAATGCCTAAAAGCTTTCGACTCCGATCCTCGATCTTGTTCAGCATCGAATTACAAGGAGCTTGCTATAGTAGCTCTTGAGTTAGCTATAGCGAATGCAAAAGATAGCCAAAACTTCATAAACAAGTTGCTCAAGAGTGATCCCAGGAAGCCAATTAAGCTGTGTTCTTATTTTTACGAAGGTGTGGTTGGTTCATTCAATAGCGCCAAAACAGAGATAGATGAGGATCCTTTGACGGCCAACTATGATGTCAAAATTGCAGGCGATGATGCAGGTTACTGTGAAACTGCGTTGAGTTCTGAAGGGGTGAAAGTATCTAAAATATCTACTAGAAACCATGTTGTCGACTTATACAGTAGTATTGGAGATGTTATCACCGACCAACTTGCCTGA